The Sylvia atricapilla isolate bSylAtr1 chromosome 10, bSylAtr1.pri, whole genome shotgun sequence genome contains a region encoding:
- the LOC136365815 gene encoding protein FAM186A-like: protein MPVPQPNVGPSARCQCRSLSPVPVPQASACPSARCRSLSPMPVPQPNVGPSARCQCRSLSPVPVPQPNAGPSARCRSLSPVPVPVPQPGAGPSGQCLSLSPVPVPQPGAGPSARCRSLSPVPVPQPGAGPSARCRCRSLSPVPVPQPGAGPSAQCRSLSPVPVPQPNAGPSAQCRSLSPVPVPQPGAGPSAQCLSLSPMPVPQPGAGPSARCRSLSPVPVPQPNAGPSARCLSLSPMPVPQPRACPSARCRSLSPMPVPQPNAGPSARCLSLSPVPVPQPGAGPSAQCRSLSPVPVPQPNAGPSARCRSLSPMPVPQPGAGPSARCRSLSPMPVPQPNAGPSAPCRSLSPVPVPVPQPNAGPSVPCRSLSPMPVPQPSSGACPSAQCRSLSPVPVPVPQPGAGPPARCRSLSPMPVPQPNAGPSARCRSLSPVPVPQPGACPSARCLSLSPVPVPQAGSGGALVREQEPPGGSAHPPLLRDPHPGRSGQKDVPPSRNATTRLWPRAAGW from the coding sequence ATGCCGGTCCCTCAGCCCAATGTCGGTCCCTCAGCCCGGTGCCAGTGCCGGTCCCTCAGCCCGGTGCCGGTCCCTCAGGCCAGTGCCTGTCCCTCAGCCCGGTGCCGGTCCCTCAGCCCAATGCCGGTCCCTCAGCCCAATGTCGGTCCCTCAGCCCGGTGCCAGTGCCGGTCCCTCAGCCCGGTGCCGGTCCCTCAGCCCAATGCCGGTCCCTCAGCCCGGTGCCGGTCCCTCAGCCCGGTGCCAGTGCCGGTCCCTCAGCCCGGTGCCGGTCCCTCAGGCCAGTGCCTGTCCCTCAGCCCGGTGCCTGTCCCTCAGCCCGGTGCCGGTCCCTCAGCCCGGTGCCGGTCCCTCAGCCCGGTGCCTGTCCCTCAGCCCGGTGCCGGTCCCTCagcccggtgccggtgccggtcccTCAGCCCCGTGCCGGTCCCTCAGCCCGGTGCCGGTCCCTCAGCCCAATGTCGGTCCCTCAGCCCGGTGCCGGTCCCTCAGCCCAATGCCGGTCCCTCAGCCCAATGCCGGTCCCTCAGCCCGGTGCCTGTCCCTCAGCCCGGTGCCGGTCCCTCAGCCCAAtgcctgtccctcagcccaATGCCTGTCCCTCAGCCCGGTGCCGGTCCCTCAGCCCGGTGCCGGTCCCTCAGCCCGGtgcctgtccctcagcccaATGCCGGTCCCTCAGCCCGGtgcctgtccctcagcccaATGCCGGTCCCTCAGCCCCGTGCCTGTCCCTCAGCCCGGTGCCGGTCCCTCAGCCCAATGCCGGTCCCTCAGCCCAATGCCGGTCCCTCAGCCCGGTGCCTGTCCCTCAGCCCGGTGCCTGTCCCTCAGCCCGGTGCCGGTCCCTCAGCCCAATGCCGGTCCCTCAGCCCGGTGCCGGTCCCTCAGCCCAATGCCGGTCCCTCAGCCCGGTGCCGGTCCCTCAGCCCAATGCCTGTCCCTCAGCCCGGTGCCGGTCCCTCAGCCCGGTGCCGGTCCCTCAGCCCAATGCCGGTCCCTCAGCCCAATGCCGGTCCCTCAGCCCCGTGCCGGTCCCTCagcccggtgccggtgccggtcccTCAGCCCAATGCCGGTCCCTCAGTCCCGTGCCGGTCCCTCAGCCCAATGCCGGTCCCTCAGCCCAGTTCCGGtgcctgtccctcagcccaATGCCGGTCCCTCagcccggtgccggtgccggtcccCCAGCCCGGTGCCGGTCCCCCAGCCCGGTGCCGGTCCCTCAGCCCAATGCCGGTCCCTCAGCCCAATGCCGGTCCCTCAGCCCGGTGCCggtccctcagccctgtgccGGTCCCTCAGCCCGGTGCCTGTCCCTCAGCCCGGTGCCTGTCCCTCAGCCCGGTGCCGGTCCCCCAGGCAGGGAGCGGCGGGGCCCTGGTGCGGGAGCAGGAACCCCCGGGGGGATCCGCACATCCCCCGCTCCTGAGGGACCCTCACCCAGGGCGGAGCGGGCAGAAGGATGTACCTCCAAGCCGAAACGCCACCACGCGTCTCTGGCCAAGGGCAGCAGGATGGTGA
- the SERPINE2 gene encoding glia-derived nexin isoform X2, translating into MNWHFSLLFVLGTLMSVCSQFSFYPLEELSSDVGIQVFNQIVKAKPQDNVVVSPHGIASVLGVLQLGADGKTKKQLTTMMRYSVNGVGKALKKINRLIVSKKNKDIVTIANAVFAKSGFKMEVPFVTRNKEVFQCSVKSVDFEDPNAACDSINQWVKNETRGMIDQVVAPDDIEGSLTRLVLVNAVYFKGLWKSRFRPENTKKRPFYGADGKTYQVPMLSQLSIFRCGTTSTPNELWYNIIELPYHGEMISMLIALPTESTTPLSAIIPHISTKTIGSWMTTMVAKRVQVILPKFTAEAETDLKEPLQALGITDMFDQSKANFAKITRTEGLHVSNVLQKTKIEVSEDGTKASAATTAILIARSSPPWFIVDRPFVFFIRHNPTGTILFMGQINKP; encoded by the exons ATGAACTGGCACTTTTCACTCCTCTTTGTTCTTGGGACTTTAATGTCTGTATGTTCCCAGTTCAGTTTTTATCCTCTGGAGGAGCTTAGCTCTGATGTTGGAATCCAGGTCTTCAATCAAATAGTGAAAGCTAAGCCTCAGGACAATGTTGTTGTTTCTCCTCATGGGATTGCATCAGTCCTGGGGGTGTtgcagctgggagctgatggCAAGACAAAGAAGCAGCTGACAACTATGATGAGATACAGTGTAAATG GAGTTGGTAAAGCCTTAAAGAAGATAAACAGGCTGATAGTCTCAAAAAAGAATAAGGACATTGTAACAATTGCCAATGCAGTGTTTGCAAAGAGTGGCTTTAAAATGGAAGTGCCTTTTGTTACAAGGAACAAAGAGGTGTTTCAGTGCAGTGTCAAGAGTGTGGACTTCGAGGACCCAAATGCAGCATGTGATTCCATCAACCAATGggtgaaaaatgaaacaagag GTATGATTGATCAGGTTGTAGCTCCAGATGATATTGAAGGCAGTTTGACCAGACTGGTTTTAGTGAACGCTGTGTATTTCAAGGGCTTATGGAAATCACGATTTCGACCTGAAAATACAAAGAAGCGGCCATTTTATGGAGCTGATGGGAAGACCTACCAAGTTCCTatgctgtcccagctgtccaTCTTCCGCTGTG gcaCTACAAGTACCCCGAATGAGCTGTGGTACAACATCATTGAGCTGCCATACCACGGGGAAATGATCAGCATGTTGATTGCACTGCCCACTGAAAGCACAACGCCACTCTCTGCTATCATCCCCCACATCAGCACAAAAACAATAGGAAGCTGGATGACAACCATGGTAGCAAAAAGAGTGCAGGTTATTTTACCAAA AttcacagcagaagcagaaacGGACTTAAAGGAACCTCTGCAAGCACTTGGTATTACAGATATGTTTGACCAGTCAAAGGCAAACTTTGCAAAAATAACAA GAACAGAAGGTCTTCATGTATCTAATGTTctgcaaaagacaaaaattgaaGTTAGTGAAGATGGAACCAAAGCTTCTGCAGCAACAA ctgCAATTTTAATAGCCAGGTCATCCCCTCCTTGGTTCATAGTAGACAGaccatttgtatttttcatccGGCACAATCCTACAG GTACAATCTTGTTTATGggacaaataaacaaaccttGA
- the SERPINE2 gene encoding glia-derived nexin isoform X1 → MNWHFSLLFVLGTLMSVCSQFSFYPLEELSSDVGIQVFNQIVKAKPQDNVVVSPHGIASVLGVLQLGADGKTKKQLTTMMRYSVNAAGSKEESQHHETSQLSPDHQQVLRGPPVVHRIQFENLCYGVGKALKKINRLIVSKKNKDIVTIANAVFAKSGFKMEVPFVTRNKEVFQCSVKSVDFEDPNAACDSINQWVKNETRGMIDQVVAPDDIEGSLTRLVLVNAVYFKGLWKSRFRPENTKKRPFYGADGKTYQVPMLSQLSIFRCGTTSTPNELWYNIIELPYHGEMISMLIALPTESTTPLSAIIPHISTKTIGSWMTTMVAKRVQVILPKFTAEAETDLKEPLQALGITDMFDQSKANFAKITRTEGLHVSNVLQKTKIEVSEDGTKASAATTAILIARSSPPWFIVDRPFVFFIRHNPTGTILFMGQINKP, encoded by the exons ATGAACTGGCACTTTTCACTCCTCTTTGTTCTTGGGACTTTAATGTCTGTATGTTCCCAGTTCAGTTTTTATCCTCTGGAGGAGCTTAGCTCTGATGTTGGAATCCAGGTCTTCAATCAAATAGTGAAAGCTAAGCCTCAGGACAATGTTGTTGTTTCTCCTCATGGGATTGCATCAGTCCTGGGGGTGTtgcagctgggagctgatggCAAGACAAAGAAGCAGCTGACAACTATGATGAGATACAGTGTAAATG CAGCTGGAAGCAAAGAGGAGAGCCAGCATCATGAGACCAGCCAGCTCTCCCCGGACCACCAGCAAGTGCTCCGTGGACCACCTGTGGTCCACAGAATACAGTTTGAGAACCTCTGTTATG GAGTTGGTAAAGCCTTAAAGAAGATAAACAGGCTGATAGTCTCAAAAAAGAATAAGGACATTGTAACAATTGCCAATGCAGTGTTTGCAAAGAGTGGCTTTAAAATGGAAGTGCCTTTTGTTACAAGGAACAAAGAGGTGTTTCAGTGCAGTGTCAAGAGTGTGGACTTCGAGGACCCAAATGCAGCATGTGATTCCATCAACCAATGggtgaaaaatgaaacaagag GTATGATTGATCAGGTTGTAGCTCCAGATGATATTGAAGGCAGTTTGACCAGACTGGTTTTAGTGAACGCTGTGTATTTCAAGGGCTTATGGAAATCACGATTTCGACCTGAAAATACAAAGAAGCGGCCATTTTATGGAGCTGATGGGAAGACCTACCAAGTTCCTatgctgtcccagctgtccaTCTTCCGCTGTG gcaCTACAAGTACCCCGAATGAGCTGTGGTACAACATCATTGAGCTGCCATACCACGGGGAAATGATCAGCATGTTGATTGCACTGCCCACTGAAAGCACAACGCCACTCTCTGCTATCATCCCCCACATCAGCACAAAAACAATAGGAAGCTGGATGACAACCATGGTAGCAAAAAGAGTGCAGGTTATTTTACCAAA AttcacagcagaagcagaaacGGACTTAAAGGAACCTCTGCAAGCACTTGGTATTACAGATATGTTTGACCAGTCAAAGGCAAACTTTGCAAAAATAACAA GAACAGAAGGTCTTCATGTATCTAATGTTctgcaaaagacaaaaattgaaGTTAGTGAAGATGGAACCAAAGCTTCTGCAGCAACAA ctgCAATTTTAATAGCCAGGTCATCCCCTCCTTGGTTCATAGTAGACAGaccatttgtatttttcatccGGCACAATCCTACAG GTACAATCTTGTTTATGggacaaataaacaaaccttGA